The following proteins come from a genomic window of Candidatus Zixiibacteriota bacterium:
- a CDS encoding aminotransferase class V-fold PLP-dependent enzyme — protein sequence MEDIYLDNNATTKIDDRVFVAMRPYLTSHFAHPSSMHSLGARVRQKMEQARDSVAALLGTAHPDEVVFTSGGTESINTAIQGVLSVLPTRNHIVTTRVEHVAVIAVCERERGRHRRVTYLRVDREGMLDIDELRQSLTDDTAIVSVMWANNETGVIFPVEEIGEMVKERGIAFHVDAVQAVGRVPINLRKLAQIDLLSLSAHKFHGPKGVGALFVRRGTKLRSLIAGGPQEGLRRAGTENVAAIIGMGKAAELASIHLEEENTRVRRLRDKLEKGIRERVPGTKINGNPACRLPNTTNVTFCGLEAERLLREIERRGIYASSGAASSGRGSPSHVLTAMGLTPREALSSIRFALSRFNTEEEIDYATSVVAASARNLKADVAASSPSATGV from the coding sequence ATGGAAGACATTTATCTGGACAATAACGCCACGACGAAGATCGACGACAGAGTCTTCGTGGCTATGCGACCTTACCTCACCAGCCATTTTGCGCATCCATCCAGCATGCATTCCCTTGGAGCGCGCGTGCGACAAAAAATGGAGCAGGCCCGGGATTCCGTAGCCGCCTTGCTCGGCACCGCGCACCCCGACGAGGTCGTTTTCACCAGCGGAGGCACCGAGAGTATCAACACCGCAATCCAAGGGGTCCTGTCCGTGTTGCCGACGCGAAACCACATCGTAACCACCAGGGTGGAGCACGTTGCCGTCATCGCGGTCTGCGAGCGGGAGCGAGGCCGACACCGTCGCGTCACGTATTTGCGAGTGGATCGAGAAGGAATGCTGGACATCGACGAGCTGAGACAGTCGCTCACGGACGACACCGCGATAGTCTCCGTGATGTGGGCGAACAACGAGACCGGCGTCATCTTCCCTGTCGAAGAAATCGGCGAGATGGTCAAAGAGCGGGGGATCGCATTCCATGTAGATGCGGTTCAGGCTGTCGGGCGGGTTCCGATAAACCTGCGGAAGCTTGCCCAGATCGATCTCCTTTCTCTGTCCGCGCACAAGTTCCACGGCCCGAAAGGGGTCGGGGCGTTATTCGTCCGGCGTGGGACGAAGCTTCGTTCCCTCATTGCCGGCGGGCCGCAGGAAGGATTGCGGCGCGCCGGGACCGAAAACGTCGCCGCGATCATCGGGATGGGAAAGGCAGCCGAGCTCGCCTCGATCCACCTCGAGGAGGAAAACACTCGCGTTCGACGCCTCAGGGACAAGCTCGAGAAAGGGATCCGCGAGCGAGTTCCGGGGACGAAAATCAACGGTAACCCAGCCTGCCGTCTTCCTAACACAACCAACGTGACCTTCTGCGGCCTTGAGGCGGAGCGTCTGTTAAGAGAGATCGAACGGCGCGGGATCTACGCATCGTCCGGCGCGGCGTCCTCGGGGAGAGGCAGTCCTTCCCATGTTCTCACGGCCATGGGACTGACTCCGCGGGAAGCCCTTTCCTCGATTCGCTTCGCGCTCAGCCGCTTCAATACGGAGGAGGAAATCGACTATGCTACAAGTGTCGTCGCCGCCAGTGCCAGGAACCTGAAAGCCGACGTCGCCGCCAGTTCACCGTCGGCCACCGGCGTTTGA
- a CDS encoding amidohydrolase family protein, whose amino-acid sequence MYIDGDTHYWPLRFIDRVRHPGRGHLELAEDRGDMIRFGEVVPGRVATYYRDGKKVHSFKEGRWSIPLRSEFMRKDGFDVQVLIPDNRPLIYEVDAELGRQLARAYNDTVAEDIAGDPRFIGVAWIYLPDIRESIREIRRAVRDLGLKAVKLNGGWADGDLDNEALWPLYEEIADLDIPILLHPAARVFELQHSHPWLIGAERFGGYPHFPTALGFPLTYMVSIARLIFSGVLDRFPTLRFAFFEGGVGWVPWLMHTLDAHTPGEAGISVAVRQFFEGKAGIEKRPSEYFDQFYVAAVSWESYLAETVKGWPDHNIIIGSDFDHGDAVATWPKTVSTIKAMKDLSDEDKERVLGGNARRLFRL is encoded by the coding sequence ATGTACATCGACGGCGACACCCACTACTGGCCGCTTCGTTTCATCGACAGGGTGAGGCATCCCGGCCGCGGCCATCTCGAGCTGGCAGAGGACCGGGGCGACATGATCCGTTTCGGCGAGGTCGTGCCGGGCAGGGTGGCGACCTATTACCGCGACGGCAAGAAGGTGCATTCCTTCAAGGAGGGGCGCTGGAGCATTCCGTTGCGCTCCGAGTTCATGCGGAAGGACGGATTCGATGTCCAGGTGCTGATCCCGGACAACCGGCCGTTGATCTACGAGGTGGACGCCGAGCTTGGCCGGCAGCTCGCCCGGGCCTACAACGACACGGTGGCCGAGGACATCGCCGGCGACCCGCGCTTCATCGGAGTCGCCTGGATCTATCTGCCGGACATCCGGGAGTCGATCCGCGAGATCAGGCGCGCGGTGAGGGATCTCGGCCTCAAGGCGGTGAAGCTCAACGGCGGATGGGCCGACGGCGATCTCGACAACGAGGCCTTGTGGCCGCTTTACGAGGAGATCGCCGATCTCGACATTCCCATCCTGCTCCACCCGGCGGCGCGGGTCTTCGAGCTGCAACACAGCCATCCGTGGCTGATCGGCGCCGAGCGCTTCGGGGGCTACCCGCACTTCCCCACGGCGCTCGGCTTTCCGCTGACCTACATGGTGAGCATCGCGCGGCTGATCTTCAGCGGAGTGCTCGACCGGTTCCCGACGCTCAGGTTCGCCTTCTTCGAGGGCGGCGTGGGCTGGGTACCGTGGCTCATGCACACCCTCGACGCCCACACGCCGGGAGAAGCGGGAATCTCGGTCGCCGTGCGGCAGTTCTTCGAAGGCAAGGCGGGAATCGAGAAGCGGCCGAGCGAATACTTCGATCAGTTCTACGTGGCGGCGGTATCGTGGGAGAGCTATCTCGCGGAGACCGTCAAGGGCTGGCCCGACCACAACATCATCATCGGCAGCGACTTCGACCACGGCGATGCCGTGGCGACCTGGCCCAAAACAGTCTCCACGATCAAGGCGATGAAAGATCTCTCGGACGAGGACAAGGAGCGCGTGCTCGGCGGGAACGCGAGACGGCTCTTCCGCCTGTAG
- a CDS encoding amidohydrolase family protein, with protein sequence MAKNGFRAFDSDMHVYDAPDLYVRYMNPVWGERIPVAEGWTRHGRPQFKIGGTRLLRPRRQLLEYGEQLVESRYGFALQRNYDAVSQIQAMDMEGLDVAVLFRTSPLHCDETFEAQYANDLCRAWNDWIADFCKASPKRLKASALITLHDVDLAVDEVRRAVNELGAVGLSLCPEPINGKRIHDRLFDPLWAEIEKLGVALCFHPPARPNQDQVANKFYDHPNGNIIGLALRNPVELILAVSSFCAGGVLEKFPKLRVAFLEGNCAWLPWLLYRLDERAKLHGPLADVPLSKKPSDYFLQQCFVSVDPDEYLVVDVVKRIGDDNIVISTDYPHIDAHFPHALDEFLEIEDLPDSSRRKILWDNCVRLYGVNDADV encoded by the coding sequence ATGGCTAAAAACGGTTTCAGGGCTTTTGACAGCGATATGCACGTCTACGACGCTCCGGACCTCTACGTCAGGTACATGAACCCCGTTTGGGGAGAGCGTATCCCGGTGGCCGAAGGCTGGACCCGGCACGGCCGCCCGCAATTCAAGATCGGAGGCACCAGGTTGCTCCGACCGCGCAGGCAATTGCTGGAGTACGGGGAGCAACTTGTCGAGAGCCGGTACGGCTTTGCCCTTCAGCGTAACTACGACGCCGTCTCACAGATCCAGGCCATGGACATGGAGGGATTGGACGTGGCCGTGCTCTTCCGGACCTCGCCTCTGCATTGCGACGAGACTTTTGAGGCGCAGTACGCCAACGATCTCTGCCGGGCCTGGAACGACTGGATCGCCGATTTTTGCAAAGCCAGCCCCAAGCGGCTCAAGGCTTCAGCCCTCATCACGCTTCACGACGTCGATCTCGCGGTCGACGAGGTTCGGCGCGCGGTAAACGAGCTCGGGGCCGTCGGGCTTTCCCTCTGTCCCGAGCCGATCAACGGGAAGCGAATCCACGACCGTCTCTTTGACCCCTTATGGGCGGAGATCGAAAAACTCGGCGTCGCCCTTTGTTTTCATCCACCGGCGCGCCCCAATCAGGACCAGGTCGCGAACAAGTTTTACGACCATCCCAACGGCAACATCATCGGCCTGGCGCTCAGAAACCCGGTCGAGCTGATTCTGGCGGTCTCGAGCTTCTGTGCAGGGGGCGTGCTGGAAAAATTCCCGAAGCTGCGCGTGGCGTTTCTTGAAGGCAACTGCGCCTGGCTTCCGTGGCTGCTCTATCGCCTGGACGAGCGAGCCAAGCTTCATGGCCCGCTTGCAGACGTCCCTTTGTCAAAAAAACCGAGCGACTATTTCTTGCAGCAGTGCTTTGTCTCCGTCGACCCGGATGAGTACCTCGTCGTCGATGTCGTCAAGCGGATCGGCGACGATAATATCGTGATATCCACCGACTATCCGCATATCGACGCCCATTTTCCGCACGCGCTGGACGAGTTCTTGGAAATCGAGGATCTCCCGGATTCCTCGCGCCGAAAGATTCTGTGGGACAACTGCGTCAGGCTTTACGGGGTAAACGACGCCGACGTGTAG
- a CDS encoding M24 family metallopeptidase, whose protein sequence is MLIGEEELARMHKRFPYPRFSRAEYERRHRNIRSMMRELGLDCLLIIGGSAAYGRLWFNIRYVTNMMGKAEMANYCFFPKEGDPCLIVRPGHSLAEGMLARTAVREVIVGEPNVLSAIVRTVQERGYDRGRVGIVEYDPFTSIPKNHWDFFTSKLPQAEFVFVTREFIKLRLLKSEEEIAAIERSAELGDIAINAIAEKTKVGMTEGEVFGIAHRAVLEAGGEMGMIQLASAPMDDPDINDQRPRPVDRVIGPRDFINNEVGIFYNGYEAQTGKPMVTGQPTREIEEMFDIALEGYKRLIPTLAPGKSSLDSLAAASFVHEQGYEFYGSFLQGMLGANPRHEPQIGFGRSTNAEDRFLFDDGDKLVYKPGMMFTLQMHLVDKKKTRSLFLADTFVITESGSRNLNKIPPQLIRI, encoded by the coding sequence ATGCTGATCGGTGAAGAAGAGCTCGCGCGAATGCATAAACGTTTTCCTTACCCGAGATTTTCCAGGGCCGAATACGAGCGCAGACACCGCAACATCAGGAGCATGATGCGCGAGCTGGGGCTCGATTGCTTGCTGATCATCGGCGGTTCGGCCGCCTACGGCCGGTTGTGGTTTAACATCCGCTATGTGACGAACATGATGGGAAAGGCCGAGATGGCCAACTACTGCTTTTTCCCCAAGGAAGGCGACCCGTGCCTGATCGTACGGCCGGGACACTCGCTGGCCGAGGGGATGCTGGCCAGAACTGCAGTGCGAGAAGTCATCGTCGGCGAGCCGAACGTTCTGAGCGCTATAGTGAGAACCGTACAGGAAAGGGGCTACGACCGGGGCCGGGTGGGAATCGTCGAATACGATCCTTTCACCTCCATTCCCAAGAACCATTGGGATTTCTTCACGTCGAAGCTGCCCCAGGCCGAATTCGTTTTCGTGACCAGGGAATTCATCAAGCTCCGCCTGCTCAAGAGCGAGGAAGAGATCGCCGCCATTGAACGCTCCGCGGAGTTGGGAGACATCGCGATCAATGCGATCGCCGAGAAAACGAAGGTCGGAATGACCGAGGGAGAGGTTTTTGGAATCGCGCACCGGGCGGTTCTGGAAGCCGGCGGTGAAATGGGAATGATCCAGCTCGCATCGGCGCCGATGGACGATCCGGACATCAATGACCAGCGGCCGCGACCCGTGGATCGCGTGATCGGCCCGCGCGACTTCATCAATAACGAAGTCGGCATCTTCTACAACGGCTATGAGGCGCAAACCGGCAAGCCGATGGTGACCGGACAGCCGACCAGGGAAATCGAAGAGATGTTCGATATCGCACTGGAAGGCTACAAACGCCTTATACCCACGCTGGCTCCGGGCAAGAGCAGCCTGGATTCCCTGGCGGCCGCGAGCTTTGTTCATGAGCAGGGATACGAGTTTTACGGAAGCTTTCTGCAGGGCATGCTCGGCGCCAACCCGCGCCATGAGCCCCAGATCGGTTTCGGGAGATCGACGAACGCCGAGGACCGCTTCCTTTTCGATGACGGAGACAAGCTGGTTTACAAACCCGGCATGATGTTCACGCTGCAGATGCACCTCGTCGACAAGAAGAAAACGAGGAGCCTTTTCCTGGCCGACACGTTCGTGATTACGGAGAGCGGCTCGCGGAACCTCAATAAAATTCCCCCGCAGCTTATCCGGATCTAA
- a CDS encoding amidohydrolase family protein: MAIDGMKVVDLDSHLVGDLESWEQTIEERWKPYLPRRLPTRDNERRKTLVGNRIMVGSELGRHKAEKQEWVKPEDLTPQGRVRNMDLDGIDVAVLSPNSPALDILWFVDDPELGAAYARAQNNYMSWYASQQPGRLMWAGVIPLQDPKEAVRELHRTREMGSKALNVKATPIPGREWWDPYFDPIFAELEKTRTPIIFHDTKTGSLGHERFAENFFFSHMVGRTLETMVCLMVYICGGILEKFPDLKIICLETGASQMPWWLSRMDEHWEKLPHLVPWLKRRPTDIFNRSVWVGCEPFEDGLFEWAVEYLGGDRLVLATDSPHWDSSQPGQVTGPIARSTKISPENKRKVLGENAIQLLELGL, encoded by the coding sequence ATGGCGATCGACGGGATGAAGGTGGTCGATCTCGACAGTCACCTGGTCGGCGACCTCGAAAGCTGGGAGCAGACGATCGAGGAACGGTGGAAACCGTATCTTCCCCGAAGGCTTCCGACCAGGGACAACGAGCGGCGCAAAACGCTGGTCGGCAACCGCATCATGGTCGGATCGGAGCTGGGCCGCCACAAGGCCGAAAAGCAAGAGTGGGTCAAGCCGGAAGACCTTACGCCTCAGGGGCGCGTGCGCAACATGGACCTCGACGGTATCGACGTCGCCGTGCTCTCGCCCAACTCTCCCGCCCTGGACATTCTCTGGTTCGTCGACGATCCCGAGCTCGGAGCGGCTTATGCCCGGGCGCAGAACAACTACATGAGCTGGTATGCCTCGCAGCAGCCCGGCCGGCTGATGTGGGCGGGCGTGATTCCGCTCCAGGATCCCAAAGAGGCCGTGCGGGAGCTCCACCGGACGCGCGAGATGGGGAGCAAGGCGCTGAACGTCAAGGCGACGCCGATCCCCGGCAGGGAATGGTGGGATCCCTATTTCGATCCGATTTTCGCCGAGCTGGAGAAGACGCGCACCCCGATCATTTTCCACGACACCAAGACCGGCTCTTTGGGCCACGAGCGCTTCGCGGAAAATTTTTTCTTCTCGCACATGGTGGGCCGGACGCTCGAAACCATGGTCTGCCTCATGGTCTACATCTGCGGCGGGATTCTGGAAAAGTTTCCCGACCTGAAGATCATCTGCCTGGAGACCGGGGCCTCGCAGATGCCGTGGTGGCTTTCCCGCATGGACGAGCATTGGGAGAAGCTGCCCCACCTCGTCCCTTGGCTGAAGCGGCGCCCGACCGACATCTTCAACCGGAGCGTCTGGGTCGGCTGCGAGCCCTTCGAGGACGGCCTCTTCGAATGGGCGGTCGAATACCTCGGCGGCGACCGCCTCGTGCTGGCCACCGACTCGCCGCACTGGGATTCTTCTCAGCCCGGGCAGGTGACCGGCCCGATCGCGCGGAGCACGAAGATCTCGCCCGAGAACAAGAGAAAGGTGCTGGGGGAAAACGCGATCCAGCTCCTGGAACTCGGCCTCTGA
- a CDS encoding ABC transporter substrate-binding protein produces MTCRFLRAASLVTAALFCMPAAASDKLTIGWSAIAGSHAPLWITKEAGLFERNGLDVTMIYIDGGSRATQALMSGDVPIVQVGGNAPVVARLRGADVTLIAGLLNILAYSMVVAPEIKKPEDLKGKKLSVSRFGSNSDYATRKILLKWGLRPDLDVAVLQIPGGQPARLAAIQTKQVHGMVAQPPVTNLARKMNLNILAEPEDFGGAYPTTPVASRVSYLRANRDIARRFVRALLEGIHLYKTDREFSKQVIAKYVKTSDADALEDSYRFFSRLVPAKPYPSLDAIKEALDELGEKDPKARSARPQDFADPSLVREFDESGFIDRLYRTKR; encoded by the coding sequence ATGACCTGTCGATTCCTGCGCGCGGCTTCGCTCGTCACGGCGGCCCTGTTCTGCATGCCGGCCGCGGCGAGCGACAAGCTCACGATCGGTTGGAGCGCGATCGCGGGCTCGCACGCGCCCCTCTGGATCACCAAGGAAGCGGGGCTCTTCGAGCGCAACGGCCTCGACGTGACGATGATCTACATCGACGGCGGCTCCAGGGCGACGCAGGCGTTGATGTCGGGGGACGTCCCGATCGTGCAGGTGGGCGGGAACGCGCCGGTGGTGGCGCGTCTGCGCGGCGCCGACGTCACCTTGATCGCCGGCCTCCTCAACATCCTCGCCTACAGCATGGTCGTCGCTCCGGAGATCAAGAAGCCCGAGGACCTCAAGGGGAAAAAGCTCTCCGTGAGCCGATTCGGGTCGAACTCCGACTACGCCACCCGAAAGATCCTGCTCAAGTGGGGGCTCCGGCCGGACCTCGACGTGGCCGTCCTCCAGATTCCCGGCGGGCAGCCGGCGCGGCTGGCGGCGATCCAGACGAAACAAGTGCACGGGATGGTCGCCCAGCCGCCCGTGACCAACCTCGCCCGCAAGATGAACCTCAACATCCTCGCCGAGCCCGAGGACTTCGGCGGCGCCTACCCGACCACGCCGGTGGCGTCGCGCGTCTCGTACCTGCGGGCGAATCGCGACATCGCCCGCCGCTTCGTTCGCGCCCTGCTCGAGGGAATCCACCTGTACAAAACCGACAGGGAGTTCAGCAAGCAGGTGATCGCGAAGTACGTCAAGACCAGCGACGCCGACGCCCTGGAGGACAGCTACCGCTTCTTCTCGCGCCTGGTCCCGGCCAAGCCCTATCCTTCGCTGGATGCGATCAAGGAGGCGCTCGACGAGCTGGGCGAGAAGGACCCCAAGGCGCGCAGCGCCAGGCCGCAGGACTTTGCGGACCCCAGCCTCGTCAGGGAATTCGACGAAAGCGGTTTTATCGACCGGCTGTACAGGACGAAGCGGTGA